Proteins encoded by one window of Streptomyces uncialis:
- a CDS encoding DUF1996 domain-containing protein has product MLTMRSALLALCLGLVVTGVVANRPAGPPASPPEGSYTALADIPDPAPLPRPGPDAATGSLSVDCGRNERGHRNTDNVVVSPGLVGGAHHTHDYVGNVSTDALSTDRSLAAAATTCAGGDRSAYYWPVLRRLDRHGPDADAHGGGRHGNTGEILVPSAVRVEFHGSPVSQVLVPPKGLRMITGDPVAATTDRGLARAQWGCSGHPERFTTDYPTCPAGSGVTRTFDFPSCWNGLHTDSPDHRSHIVFPLADGGCPRATFPVPRLRLTLTYDIPAGVRFAVDSFPEQRRAPVTDHAMFIGVLSDARRAALTDCVNEGRRCRAVRPGAPGASG; this is encoded by the coding sequence ATGTTGACGATGAGGTCAGCGCTGTTGGCGCTGTGCCTCGGACTTGTCGTCACGGGTGTCGTGGCCAACCGGCCGGCCGGGCCGCCCGCCTCGCCGCCGGAGGGCTCCTACACGGCCCTCGCGGACATCCCGGACCCGGCGCCCCTGCCGCGCCCCGGGCCGGACGCGGCCACCGGCTCGCTGTCGGTGGACTGCGGACGCAACGAACGCGGCCACCGCAACACTGACAACGTTGTGGTCTCGCCCGGTCTGGTCGGCGGCGCGCACCACACGCACGACTATGTGGGCAATGTGTCCACCGACGCGCTGTCCACCGACCGGAGCCTGGCCGCCGCCGCGACGACCTGCGCGGGCGGCGACCGCTCCGCCTACTACTGGCCCGTGCTGCGCCGCCTGGACCGGCACGGGCCGGACGCCGACGCCCATGGCGGCGGCAGACACGGCAACACCGGGGAGATCCTTGTCCCGTCGGCGGTCCGGGTGGAGTTCCACGGCAGTCCGGTGAGCCAGGTGCTCGTCCCGCCGAAGGGGCTGCGGATGATCACGGGTGATCCGGTGGCGGCGACCACCGACCGCGGCCTGGCCCGCGCCCAGTGGGGCTGCTCCGGCCATCCGGAACGCTTCACCACGGACTACCCCACCTGTCCGGCGGGCAGCGGCGTCACCCGTACGTTCGACTTCCCGAGCTGCTGGAACGGGTTGCATACGGACAGCCCCGACCACCGCTCGCACATCGTGTTCCCCCTCGCGGACGGCGGTTGCCCCCGGGCGACCTTCCCGGTGCCGAGGCTGCGGCTCACCCTCACCTACGACATCCCGGCCGGGGTGCGGTTCGCGGTCGACTCGTTCCCCGAGCAGCGGCGTGCGCCCGTCACCGACCACGCGATGTTCATCGGCGTCCTCAGCGACGCGCGCCGCGCCGCGCTCACGGACTGCGTCAACGAGGGCCGGCGCTGCCGCGCGGTCCGTCCGGGGGCACCGGGCGCCTCCGGGTGA